In Tistrella mobilis, the genomic window TGGTCTCGGCGTCCAGACCTTCGATATCGGCCAGCGCCCGGGCGGCGGCCAGGGCATAGGTGCCGCCGGAGCCGATGCCGATGATGCCGTCCTGCGGCTCCAGCACGTCGCCATTGCCGGTCAGCACCAGCGAGACTTTGGCATCGGCCACGGCCATCATCGCCTCCAGCCGGCGCAGATAGCGGTCGGTGCGCCAGTCCTTGGCCAGTTCCACGCAGGCACGCGCCAGCTGCTTCGGGTGCCGTTCGAGCTTCGCTTCCAGCCGCTCGACCAGCGTGAAGGCATCCGCCGTGGCGCCTGCGAAGCCCACGATCACGCTGCCGTCGCCGATGCGCCGCACCTTGCGGGCATTGGCCTTCATCACCGTCTGACCGAGCGACACCTGCCCGTCACCCGCGATCACCACCCGGCCGCCCCTGCGCACCGAGAGGATCGTGGTGCCGTGCCATGTCGTCGTCGTCTCGCCGTTGCTCATCGTCTGCAGAGCCTGTCCTCGATGGGAGGCCGGCGGGATCGATCACCGCCGGAATGCCCGCTCATGTGGTCGAGATCGGCCGGGCGGTCAAGAGCAACCGCCCGGGAGGCGTCAGTCGTGATGGTCATGGCCCATGGCGGGCAGGGGCTCGTCGCGGGAATCCGCCCCCACCAGATGCCGCACCGCAGGTGGAGTGTCGCCCTTGTGGAACCGGTTCACCCCGGCCTGAAGGTCGGCATCGGCACGGGTGACCCGGCGGTGATGGCGCAGATGTTCCAGCCACGAGGCGGCGAAGAAGATCTCTTCGAAACGGGTCGGATCTTCCGCATCTTCCAGCACCCGCCAGCCGAAAGCACCGTCGCGGCGGCGGATGCGGGCGAGTTCGTGGACCGCTTCGAGGAAGGCGCGGCGATCGGCCGGATCGATCCGGTAGGCGATGCTGACCAGCACCGGGCCGCGATCGCCCGGAACCGGCGCCGCCGAGACCGGATCCGGCCAGTGGCGCGAGGGGGTTAGATCGTCGGTGCCCGCTGGCAGCTTCACCAGCCGGGCGAGGGCAAGGCCGGCAAGGCTGCCACCGATGGCGGCGATGACCAGCGCCACCTCGATCCCGGCGCTCTGGGCAACCAGGCCCCAGACCGTGGAGCCGGCGGTCATGGCGCCGAAGAACACCATCAGATAGACCGCAAGACCGCGGGCCCGCACCCAGTCGGGCAGGGTGGACTGGGCCGCGACGTTGAGCGTGGTCAGCACCGCGATCCAGGCGGCACCCGCCACCGCCAGCGCGCCGGTCGCCGCCCAGCGATCCTGAACCAGCGCCAGGACAAGGGTGACCAGCGCAGTCACCAGCGTACCGCCCGGAACCAGAACATGGCCCGGCAGTTTCAGCTTGGGCAGGGCGACAGCACCCGCCACCGCACCGGCGCCGATTGCGGCCAGCAGCACGCCATAGCCCGCGGCATCGACCATCAGCCGCTCCCGGGCGATCAGCGGCAGCAGCGCCCAATAGGCCGAGGCGAAGAGGAAGAAGCCGCCGGCCCGGAGCAGCACCCGGCCGAGCGCGCGGGAGCCCGCGGCATAGCGCAGCCCCGCCCGCATTGCCGGCAGAAAGCTTTCGGGCGGCAGGTCCGATGTCCGGGCCGGGCGCCGCCAGAGCAGGAACACCCCGACCACCGCCAGATAAGAGATGGCATCGAACAGATAGGCGGCGGCAACGCCGGCGGTGGCGACGATCAACCCGCCCAGCGCCGGGCCGATCGCCCGCGAGATGTTGAGCCCCAAAGAGTTCAGGGCGACGGCAGAGCGCAGTTCGCCGCGGCCGACCACCTCGGGCACGATCGCCTGAAAGGCGGGGCCCGACAGGGCGGCGCCGGCGCCGGCCACCAGGATCAGCACCAGCAGCAGCCCCGGCGACATCAGCCCCAGATGGGCCGAGAGGGTCAGCGCGGCACCGACCACCAGCAGGCCCGACTGCACCGTGATGAGCAGCCGTCGCCGGTCGACGATGTCGGCGAGCGCACCCGCCGGGACCGAGAGCAGGAAGACCGGCAGGGTGGTGGCGGCCTGAACCAGCGAGACCAGCAGCGGCGAGGGCGAGAGGTCGGTCATCAGCCAGCCCGAGGCGACATCGCGCACCCAGGTGCCGGTGTTGGAGACCAGCGCCGCCAGCCAGATGGCGAGGAACACCCGGTTGCGCAGCGGCGCCCAGGCACCGGGGGCGGCCGATCCGGCGGCGCCCGATCCGGGGGAGGCATCGGATGGGTCGGTCCGGGTGGTGGCCATGGGCTCGGTCTCCCTTCGGAAAGAAGACGGGCCGGCCGGGGCCTGGAGGCTCCGGCCGGCCCGGGGTGGATCAGGCGGCGTCGGGCGAGGGGGGCGTCACGCCGGCTTGAAGGGGGTGGCGGGGACATGGGTCGCCGGCACCGGATCGAGGGTGGGGCCGTGGGTCACCCGCTCAGGCGCGCCATGGACCATGGTGTAGGCGTAGTCGACGCCCATGCCATAGGCACCGGAATGCTCCTTCACGATCGAGATGACCGCGTCATAGGTCTCCTTGCGGGCCCAATCGCGCTGCCATTCCAGCAGGACCTGCTGCCAGGTCACCGGCACCACACCGGCCTGGATCAGCCGCTGCATGGCATAGTCGTGAGCCGCCTTGCTGGTGCCGCCCGAGGCATCCTCGACCATGTAGATCTCGTAGCCGCCGTCGAGCATCGCCGAAAGCGCGAAGGTGGTGTTGCAGACCTCGGTCCAGAGCCCCGAGACCACGATCTTGCGGCGACCGGCAGCGGCCAGCGCGTCACGGACCTTCTGGTCGTCCCAGGAATTCATCGAGGTCCGTTCCAGGATCGGCTGTTCGGGGAAGACCGAGAGCAGTTCCGGATAGGTGTGGCCCGAGAAGCCCAGCGTCTCGACCGAGGTGATAGTGGTCGGCACCCCGAAGACCTTCGCCGCCTTGGCCAGGCCGACGACATTGTTCTTCAGAACCTGGCGGTCGATGGACTGCACGCCGAAGGCCATCTGCGGCTGCTGGTCGATGAAGATGAGCTGGCTGTTCTGGGGGGTGAGGACTTCGAGCTTCGCGTTCGACATGACCGTCGTCTCCTGAGTTTTTCTGTTGGTGGGGGTGGGAAAGACAGGAGCGGGATCAGCTCTGCAGGAAGGCGAGCATGTCCTGGTTCAGGCGGTCGGCATGGGTGTCGGTGATGCCGTGGGGGCCGCCTTCGTAGACCTTGAGCTCCGCATGGGGCACCAGACGCTTCGAGGCCCGGCCGGCGGCGTCGATCGGCACGATCTGGTCGTCATCGCCATGGACGATGAGCGTCGGCCGGTCGAACTTCTTCAGGTCTTCGGTGAAGTCGGTTTCCGAGAAGGCCTTGATCGAGTCGAAGGTGTTCTTGTGGCCGCCGGTCATGCCCTGGAACCAGAAGGCATCGATCATGCCCTGAGAGGGCGTGACGCCCGGGCGGTTGAAGCCGAAGAAGGGGCCCGAGGCGATGTCCTGGTAGAGCTTCGACCGGTCGGCCAGGCTGCCGGCGCGGATCCCGTCGAAGACCTCGATCGGCAGGCCGCCGGGATTGGCCTCGGTCTTGAGCATCAGCGGCGGCACCGCCGAGATCAGGCCCAGCTTTGCAACCCGGCCGGTGCCGTGACGGCCGACATAGCGGGTGATTTCACCACCGCCGGTCGAGAAGCCGAAGAGCGACACGTCGTGCAGGTCCAGGGCCTGGATCAGCTGGGCAAGGTCGTCGGCATAGTGGTCCATATCGTTGCCGTCCCAGGGCTGGCTGGACCGGCCATGGCCGCGGCGGTCATGGGCGATGACCCGGTAGCCGGCATCGGCCAGGAACATCGCCTGGCGGTCCCAGCTGTCCGCATTCAGCGGCCAGCCATGGCTGAGGATCACCACCGGGCCGTCCTTCGGGCCCCAATCCTTGTAGTGGATCTCGACATTGTCGCGGGTCAGGATGCTGGGCATGACACGTTTCCCTCTGAAGAAGCGCAAACCGGTCCCGTTGCGGCCGTGAAGATTTTGCGGCCGGAGGCGTGATCGCGGTGATGTTTCGTTGAGCGGAGAGGCCGGGATCCCTGAAGTCACGGCCATATTCCCGGCCGATCGGGATCGGAAAATTTCTCTGTGAGAGGCAGTCCCGGAAGAAGTGTAACCCAATTCTGTTTCGTCTTCGGGTCTGTCTCGTCGTTGTTCCGTGTCTTCAGAATAGCCGGATAAGCCCGAACTGCAAATTGCGATGCTGCAAGACAATCCTTGCAGAAATGCCGTTGAACCGTGTTCCCGCATGCCCGAACGCAAACGGCCCGCCCCCCGAAATCCGAGGCACGGGCCGTCTGTTCAGAAGCCTCCCGAAGAGGCCGCACCCGCCCGGCGAGGGCTACGGGATCAGACGTCAGAGACAAGCCCCGCACCCGCACACCCGTGCGGGTGCAAGCCGCCATTGCGGCGGCGGCCAAGGGCGCGGCAGCGCCCGCCCGGCGAGGGTCACAGGGTCAGACGTCAGAGACAAGCCCCGCACCCGCACACCCGTGCGGGTGCAAGCCGCCATTGCGGCGGCGGCCAAGGGCGCGGCAGCGCCCGCCCGGCGAGGGCCACAGGGTCAGACGTCAGAGACAAGCCCCGCACCCGCACACCCGTGCGGGTGCAAGCCGCCATTGCGGCGGCGGCCAAGGGCGCGGCAGCGCCCGCCCGGCGAGGGCCAAAATCAAAGACTCTTCCGGTACTGCACGAAGCCCGACCGGTCCGCGACCTTGTCGTAAAGCTGCATGGCGGTGGTGTTGGTCTCGTGCGTCAGCCAGTAGACGCGGGCGCAGCCGGCCGCGTGGGCGATGTCGTAGACATGCCCGATCAGCCGGCGCCCGACGCCACCGCCGCGGATGTCGGCTGCGACGAACAGGTCCTGGAGGTAGCAATAATCGCCGGTCGTCCAGCAGGAGCGGTGGCGGATGTGATGCACCAGCCCGACCGCACGATCGCCCTGCCAGGCGAGCGCCCCGCCCATGGGTTCGGTCGGATCCAGCAGCCGCGCCCAGGTGACGGCCGAGACCTCGTCGGGGATGTCGGTCTGATAGAAACTCTGATAGCCGCGCCAGAGCGGCATCCAGGCGGCGTGGTCGGCCGGCCCGAGCGGCCGGATGACGATATCGGTGGCGGTCATGGGGTCAGGGCCTCGAACGGAAGCGTGAGAAGAGGGTTGCAGGGGCAAGGGCGGCCAGGGCCGCGAGCGAGATGAGGGCAAAGCCGGCAAGATCGGTGGCATCGGGCCGCTCGCCCAGCAGCAGAACCGAGGCCACGACGCCCACCGCCGGCACCAGCAAGGTGCCGAGGCCGGCAACGCTGGCCGGCAGCCGGGCGACCGCCTGAAACCAGAGCAGATAGGCGAGGGCCGAGCCGATCAGGGTGTTGTAGGCAAGACCCAGCGCCGGCAGCAGATGCAACCCGTCACCCGTCTCGGCGCCGTCGAGCAGGAAACCGATCGTCACCGCCACCGTCCCCGCCACCAGCTGCCAGGCGGCGATGGCAATCGGATGACCCTGGATTCCTGCCCGTTTGAGCCAGACCGTACCCGCCGCCCAGCTGACGGCGGAACCGAGCGCAAAGACCACGCCCAGCGGCAGGCCTTCCGCCATCAGCGGCTGCATCAGCACGGCGAGGCCGGCGATCCCGAGCACAAGGGCTGCGATCCGCCGCCGGTCCAGCCGCTCGCCCAGGAACAGGCAGGCGAGGGCCGTTGCCCAGATCGGCATCGTATAGGCGCAGATCGCCGTGCGGCTGGTGGAGGTGCCGAGCTGGGCGAAGGCCGCCAGGATGCCGAAGCCGCCGGTGTTGAGCAGGCCGGCGATGGCCAGATCCAGCCGCTGGCGGCGACCCTCGATCCGCAGGCTGACGCCACGCCTGCGGGCCACCGCCATCAGCACCGCGGCGGCACAGCCGAACGACACCACGCGCAGCGCCCAGGGCGACAGATCCTGAAGCGCCAGCCGGCCGGCCGGCCAGTTCAAGCCCCAGACCACCGTCACCAGCAGCATCGAGGCACGGGCGGCAAGATCGGTGCGCGGGCCCTCCGCCCTGGCAGCGGTGGTCACGAAACGTTCAGCCGCGTGCGCTGCCGGCCCTCCGCATCGAAATTTGCCGGGTCGAGCCAGGCCAGATAGCCGGGCTTCAGCCGCGACCAGTCACCATCGGTCATGCCGAACCAGGCCGTGTCGCGATTGGCGCCCTTCACCACCATGTGCTGGCGGAAGATACCCTCGAAACTGAAGCCGAAGCGCTCGGCCGCCCGCCGGGACGGGGCGTTGTCGGCATTGCACTTCCATTCGAAGCGGCGATAGCCCATCCGGAAGATCAGATCGGCGAACAGGAACAGCGCCTCGGTCGCAACCCGGCTCCGCGCGATCGCCGGTCCCCACAGGATGCTGCCGATCTCGATCACGCCATGGGTGGTGTCGATCCGCATCAGGGCCTGGCGGCCTTCGGCACGGCCGGTCGCGCGGTCGATCACCGCAAAGAACAGCGGATCGGTCTTCGCCTGCGCCGCCTCTGCCCAGGCCTGAAAGGATGCCGCGTCCACGGGTGGTTCCTCGAACAGATAGCGGAAGCGCGCCTCCGCTCCCGGAGCGGCCGAGGCCTCGAACAGCGCCGCCGCATGGATGTCGGCATCGAGCGGTTCGAGCCGGGCATAGCGCCCTTCGATCGGTGCCCGGTCCGGGCGCGGCACGCCCGTCCAGGTCGACAGATCGCGGGCGCCGGAAAAATCACGGGAGGCAGGCTGGTCGGTGGCGGTCATGGCGCAAGCGTTCCACAGAATGATCCGGTTTCTGAAAATTGCGCCGTCGACAGGTCCGATGTAAACGTCCACTTCCAGGATATCAGGCAGACCAATTGTGAAGGGGGCGGGCAATGGCGGCGATTCCGGCCTGGCTGGCGCTGGACCGTGCGGCCGGTGATCTGGAAGGGCAGATCTATCGCAGCCTCCGCGACCGGATCCTCGACGGCCGGCTGACTGCGCCGCAAAGCCTGCCGCCCAGCCGCGCGCTCGCCGCGGCGCTGGGTGTCGCCCGCTCCACCG contains:
- the hslV gene encoding ATP-dependent protease subunit HslV yields the protein MSNGETTTTWHGTTILSVRRGGRVVIAGDGQVSLGQTVMKANARKVRRIGDGSVIVGFAGATADAFTLVERLEAKLERHPKQLARACVELAKDWRTDRYLRRLEAMMAVADAKVSLVLTGNGDVLEPQDGIIGIGSGGTYALAAARALADIEGLDAETIARKSMKVAADICVYTNHEVVVETLETA
- a CDS encoding alpha/beta fold hydrolase, giving the protein MPSILTRDNVEIHYKDWGPKDGPVVILSHGWPLNADSWDRQAMFLADAGYRVIAHDRRGHGRSSQPWDGNDMDHYADDLAQLIQALDLHDVSLFGFSTGGGEITRYVGRHGTGRVAKLGLISAVPPLMLKTEANPGGLPIEVFDGIRAGSLADRSKLYQDIASGPFFGFNRPGVTPSQGMIDAFWFQGMTGGHKNTFDSIKAFSETDFTEDLKKFDRPTLIVHGDDDQIVPIDAAGRASKRLVPHAELKVYEGGPHGITDTHADRLNQDMLAFLQS
- a CDS encoding GNAT family N-acetyltransferase, with protein sequence MTATDQPASRDFSGARDLSTWTGVPRPDRAPIEGRYARLEPLDADIHAAALFEASAAPGAEARFRYLFEEPPVDAASFQAWAEAAQAKTDPLFFAVIDRATGRAEGRQALMRIDTTHGVIEIGSILWGPAIARSRVATEALFLFADLIFRMGYRRFEWKCNADNAPSRRAAERFGFSFEGIFRQHMVVKGANRDTAWFGMTDGDWSRLKPGYLAWLDPANFDAEGRQRTRLNVS
- a CDS encoding DMT family transporter, translated to MTTAARAEGPRTDLAARASMLLVTVVWGLNWPAGRLALQDLSPWALRVVSFGCAAAVLMAVARRRGVSLRIEGRRQRLDLAIAGLLNTGGFGILAAFAQLGTSTSRTAICAYTMPIWATALACLFLGERLDRRRIAALVLGIAGLAVLMQPLMAEGLPLGVVFALGSAVSWAAGTVWLKRAGIQGHPIAIAAWQLVAGTVAVTIGFLLDGAETGDGLHLLPALGLAYNTLIGSALAYLLWFQAVARLPASVAGLGTLLVPAVGVVASVLLLGERPDATDLAGFALISLAALAALAPATLFSRFRSRP
- a CDS encoding MFS transporter, which gives rise to MATTRTDPSDASPGSGAAGSAAPGAWAPLRNRVFLAIWLAALVSNTGTWVRDVASGWLMTDLSPSPLLVSLVQAATTLPVFLLSVPAGALADIVDRRRLLITVQSGLLVVGAALTLSAHLGLMSPGLLLVLILVAGAGAALSGPAFQAIVPEVVGRGELRSAVALNSLGLNISRAIGPALGGLIVATAGVAAAYLFDAISYLAVVGVFLLWRRPARTSDLPPESFLPAMRAGLRYAAGSRALGRVLLRAGGFFLFASAYWALLPLIARERLMVDAAGYGVLLAAIGAGAVAGAVALPKLKLPGHVLVPGGTLVTALVTLVLALVQDRWAATGALAVAGAAWIAVLTTLNVAAQSTLPDWVRARGLAVYLMVFFGAMTAGSTVWGLVAQSAGIEVALVIAAIGGSLAGLALARLVKLPAGTDDLTPSRHWPDPVSAAPVPGDRGPVLVSIAYRIDPADRRAFLEAVHELARIRRRDGAFGWRVLEDAEDPTRFEEIFFAASWLEHLRHHRRVTRADADLQAGVNRFHKGDTPPAVRHLVGADSRDEPLPAMGHDHHD
- a CDS encoding hydrolase, producing the protein MSNAKLEVLTPQNSQLIFIDQQPQMAFGVQSIDRQVLKNNVVGLAKAAKVFGVPTTITSVETLGFSGHTYPELLSVFPEQPILERTSMNSWDDQKVRDALAAAGRRKIVVSGLWTEVCNTTFALSAMLDGGYEIYMVEDASGGTSKAAHDYAMQRLIQAGVVPVTWQQVLLEWQRDWARKETYDAVISIVKEHSGAYGMGVDYAYTMVHGAPERVTHGPTLDPVPATHVPATPFKPA
- a CDS encoding N-acetyltransferase family protein, with product MTATDIVIRPLGPADHAAWMPLWRGYQSFYQTDIPDEVSAVTWARLLDPTEPMGGALAWQGDRAVGLVHHIRHRSCWTTGDYCYLQDLFVAADIRGGGVGRRLIGHVYDIAHAAGCARVYWLTHETNTTAMQLYDKVADRSGFVQYRKSL